The Flavobacterium faecale genomic sequence TTTGCTTTCACCAAAATTTAAAGCATTAAATACAAAAGATGGCGAAAAGCTATTTATGAAATGGATTTTCATGAAAGAAGTACGAGAAATAGAGTAGTTTCTTCTAGTCTCAGTTTTCAGTCTACAGTCTTCAGTCTACAGTCTTCAGTCTCAGTTTGCAGTCTTAGTCTAGAGTCTCAGTTTTAAATAATTGAGTGAAAAGAAATAGAGGGTCCTTTTATAAAATAAAAAAAAACGTTAGTAGAAAATTTTCTACTAACGTTTTTTTTATTGCTTGAAATTTTATGACTGAAGTTTATTGATCGTTTACAGTAATAAACTGATTACCGTAAACTGAAAACTACGTCTTCTTCACATATTGAGTGATAATCACAATGGTTTGACCATCTACTTTTCCTTCAATATACTCGGCATTTTCATGGTCTAGGCGTATGTTTCGAACTGCGGTTCCTTGTTTGGCTACCATGCTAGAACCTTTTACTTTTAAATCTTTGATAAGTACTACCGAGTCTCCGTGTTCTAGGATAACTCCATTGCTGTCTCTATGGATAATTTTATTTTCATCATCAGCACCTTCGCCTGTAGCTTGTGCCCATAGTAAAGTGTCTTCGTCAAGGTACATTTGCTCCAATAATTCTTGCGGCCATCCTGCAGCGCGCAAACG encodes the following:
- a CDS encoding PhnA domain-containing protein; the protein is MSIERELNKRSGSQCELCTATENLKVYTVLPTQRGGLDENIFACATCIDQIENPGNEDLNHWRCLNDSMWSEHTAVQVVAWRMLSRLRAAGWPQELLEQMYLDEDTLLWAQATGEGADDENKIIHRDSNGVILEHGDSVVLIKDLKVKGSSMVAKQGTAVRNIRLDHENAEYIEGKVDGQTIVIITQYVKKT